The Pleuronectes platessa chromosome 10, fPlePla1.1, whole genome shotgun sequence genome contains a region encoding:
- the trim35-28 gene encoding tripartite motif containing 35-28: MEMDEDEEPLPMKQELTCPVCQDVFRDPVLLPCSHSFCRKCLQTSMQVKRRCPLCREKLTEGQAISNRVLSDACDVFQREAGWLRSQQRPGEDICRIHLKPLELYCEKDEEPVCVGCFSQHNTHRLWSLKEGAPLCKKELSYRVDIFEKKRDSHRKMNLLLNDTVEHIKFQAGQAEKHIKAEFERLQEALRTEEARRLQALATEEEQKIAAIKELIDKTNYEVVALKKLIDTLKTEMGNEDLKLLQNFKKLKKKAHWPHEDPCLPDDSLLNMGSHVGDLSFKIWKVMQTHVNHYPVVLNPNTANPWLSVSADMTSVKESSERLTVPENPERFDPCIFVLGAEGYTSGKRRWDVVVGDSPKWIVGVCQESVVRKKKFTLSTSRGVWSISLSKGVYSALTPERTELQLQQRPKRIRIKLNIDKGDVSFWDGETQQHLISFTHNFKEKIFPIFGPGLHSEPMTLVQGKIAVHTS, translated from the exons ATGGAAatggacgaggacgaggagccTTTACCCATGAAGCAGGAGCTGACCTGCCCCGTGTGCCAGGACGTCTTCCGGGACCCGGTCCTGCTGCCCTGCAGCCACAGCTTCTGCCGGAAATGTCTTCAAACGTCTATGCAGGTGAAGCGCCGTTGTCCGCTGTGCCGTGAGAAGCTGACGGAGGGACAGGCCATCTCCAACCGGGTGCTCAGCGACGCTTGTGACGTCTTCCAGCGAGAGGCCGGCTGGCTGCGGAGCCAGCAGCGGCCCGGAGAGGACATCTGCCGGATCCACCTGAAGCCGCTGGAGCTGTACTGCGAGAAGGACGAGGAGCCGGTGTGCGTGGGCTGCTTCTcccagcacaacacacacaggctgtggtCTCTGAAAGAGGGAGCTCCGCTGTGTAAg AAGGAGCTCAGTTACAGAGTGGAcatttttgaaaagaaaagggatTCGCACAGGAAGATGAATCTCCTTCTCAACGACACAGTGGAGCACATCAAG TTTCAAGCTGGGCAGGCGGAGAAACACATCAAGGCAGAGTTTGAGAGGCTCCAGGAAGCACTTCGCACGGAGGAAGCCCGGCGTCTTCAAGCCCTCGCtactgaggaggagcagaagattGCTGCCATAAAGGAGCTGATTGACAAGACAAACTACGAAGTCGTCGCTCTGAAAAAGCTCATCGATACTTTGAAGACGGAAATGGGCAACGAGGATCTTAAACTCTTGCAG aaTTTCAAGAAGTTGAAGAAAAA AGCCCATTGGCCTCATGAAGACCCTTGCCTCCCTGATGACTCTCTTTTGAACATGGGCAGTCATGTTGGGGATTTGAGCTTCAAAATCTGGAAGGTTATGCAAACCCATGTCAACCACT aTCCAGTGGTGCTGAACCCCAACACAGCTAATCCATGGCTGTCGGTGAGCGCTGACATGACCAGCGTGAAGGAAAGCTCAGAGCGGCTGACTGTCCCGGAAAACCCGGAACGCTTCGACCCCTGTATCTTTGTCCTGGGAGCTGAAGGTTACACCTCCGGGAAACGCAGATGGGATGTTGTCGTCGGTGACAGCCCTAAATGGATTGTGGGAGTGTGCCAAGAATCGGTGGTCCGCAAAAAGAAGTTCACGTTGTCTACGAGCCGTGGTGTGTGGTCTATAAGCCTCAGCAAAGGGGTGTACAGTGCCCTCACACCTGAGCGTACAGagttgcagctgcagcagcgtccAAAGAGGATTCGCATCAAGCTAAACATAGATAAGGGGGATGTGTCATTTTGGGATGGGGAAACTCAACAGCATCTCATCAGTTTTACACACAATTTTAAAGAGAAgatttttcctatttttggCCCAGGGCTCCATAGTGAGCCTATGACTCTAGTGCAAGGAAAAATTGCCGTGCACACTTCATAA
- the cxcr3.2 gene encoding C-X-C chemokine receptor type 3-2 isoform X1: MDQVTPTTEDYWQDYDYDEDNSSSSETSRTHAAPCLQGDIYGFAQRYSPVVYTLVFLLAVVGNVLVLCVIRRYRKSQSGGACAFSLTDTFLLHLAISDLLLAFTLPMFAVQWAHQWVFGLAACKISGALFSLNRYSGILFLACISFDRYLSIVHAVSSGWRRNTVHAQVVCALIWVVCLGLSGVDIIFKQVMSVNPSGQHSVLLCHMWFEDNSTQWQVGLQMVSVVLGFGLPLLVMLYCYIRIFRSLCNATRRQRRKSLRLIISLVSVFVICWAPYNCFQLADSLHKLGMVAGGCQFGRVVDIGTLITESLGLSHCALNPLLYGFVGVKFRRELVRMFKGLLGPRGRLGMEGWKPRRPRRPTCSFSSAESENTSISVMV, from the exons ATGGATCAGGTCACACCAACCACAGAGGATTACTGG caGGACTATGATTATGACGAGGACAACTCCTCGTCCTCTGAAACGAGCAGGACCCATGCAGCGCCGTGCTTGCAGGGGGACATCTACGGCTTTGCACAGAGGTACTCCCCCGTCGTGTACACCCTGGTGTTCCTGCTGGCTGTCGTGGGCAACgtgctggtgctgtgtgtgATCCGACGCTACCGAAAATCGCAGAGCGGCGGGGCATGCGCCTTCTCCCTGACCGacaccttcctcctccacctggcCATCTCCGACCTCCTGCTGGCCTTCACCCTGCCCATGTTCGCCGTGCAGTGGGCTCACCAGTGGGTGTTCGGTTTGGCAGCATGCAAGATCTCTGGCGCCCTCTTCTCACTGAACCGATACAGTGGCATCCTCTTCCTGGCCTGCATCAGCTTCGACCGCTACCTGTCCATCGTCCATGCCGTCAGCTCCGGCTGGAGGCGCAACACCGTACATGCCCAGGTTGTGTGCGCCCTCATCTGGGTGGTCTGCCTGGGCCTGAGTGGGGTGGACATTATTTTTAAACAGGTGATGAGTGTGAACCCCTCGGGCCAGCATAGTGTGCTCCTGTGTCACATGTGGTTTGAGGATAACTCCACACAGTGGCAGGTGGGGCTGCAGATGGTCAGTGTGGTTCTGGGCTTCGggctccctctgctggtcatgctCTACTGCTACATCCGCATCTTCAGGTCCCTGTGCAATGCCACCCGCCGCCAGAGGCGCAAGTCCCTCCGCCTCATCATCTCCCTGGTGTCTGTGTTCGTCATCTGCTGGGCCCCGTACAACTGCTTCCAGCTGGCCGACAGTCTGCACAAGCTGGGGATGGTGGCCGGAGGCTGCCAGTTCGGCCGCGTTGTGGACATTGGGACTCTGATCACGGAGAGTCTGGGTCTGTCGCACTGCGCCCTCAACCCTCTGCTGTACGGCTTCGTGGGGGTGAAGTTCAGGAGGGAGCTGGTGAGGATGTTCAAGGGCCTGCTGGGACCGAGAGGCCGGctggggatggagggatggaagccGAGGAGGCCCAGGAGGCCGACGTGCTCGTTCAGCTCAGCAGAAAGTGAAAACACCTCCATCTCTGTCATGGTGTGA
- the LOC128448809 gene encoding C-X-C chemokine receptor type 3, translated as MDVDLGGFLSQNGTYDYDKDYEYKPDDESEGSQAVLIPLLYSAVMVVGQLGNVLLLVILIQKRRSWSISDIFILHLGVADALLLATLPLRAVQAAEHGWRFGTELCKISGAIFNINFYCGIFLLACISVDRCLSIVHNTQLFTHNKPATAHLSCLFAWFISLILTIPDWIFLTVVTEDKGTVCRNDYSQSVTNGRLLSRLRHHTLGLLLPAAVLIFCCVRVLLRLQQRSKSSHKQTAFMVLLPLVVVFFLCWVPYNITLIVDTFRNGPKEPLDGSLKTALMVTAALGCVHACLRPLLYFGLCDNFRKRTVALLTCTTDESQGSLCELGVGEEARPDQSQEAVEEMKPMTSVEQQVQSPQC; from the exons ATGGACGTGGATCTTGGTGGATTTCTGAGCCAGAACGGGACCTACGATTATGATAAGGACTATGAGTATAAGCCGGACGACGAATCGGAGGGCAGCCAGGCCGTGTTGATCCCGCTGCTGTACTCCGCCGTGATGGTTGTCGGTCAACTGGGGAACGTGCTGCTCCTGGTTATTCTTATACAGAAGAGAAGATCTTGGAGCATTTCAGacatcttcatcctccaccTGGGAGTCGCGGACGCCCTGCTGCTGGCCACGCTGCCCCTCAGGGCCGTGCAGGCCGCTGAACACGGATGGCGCTTTGGGACTGAGCTGTGCAAGATCAGTGGAGCTATTTTTAAT ATCAACTTCTACTGTGGGATCTTTCTGCTGGCGTGCATCAGTGTAGACCGCTGCCTGTCCATCGTCCACAACACGCAGCTGTTCACCCACAACAAACCTGCGACGGCTCATCTCAGCTGCCTCTTCGCCTGGTTCATCTCCCTGATCCTCACCATCCCCGACTGGATTTTTCTAACAGTTGTGACTGAGGATAAAGGAACTGTTTGTCGTAACGACTACTCTCAGTCAGTAACTAACGGGCGACTGTTGTCCCGCCTGCGCCACCACACACTGGGCCTCCTGCTGCCTGCAGCCGTCCTGATCTTCTGCTGCGTCCGTGTCCTGCTCCGGCTGCAGCAGAGATCGAAAAGCTCCCACAAGCAGACTGCCTTCATGGTCCTCCTGCCCCTGGTGGTGGTCTTCTTTCTCTGCTGGGTGCCGTACAACATCACGCTAATTGTGGACACCTTCAGGAACGGTCCTAAGGAACCTCTGGATGGTTCTCTGAAAACAGCTCTGATGGTCACAGCCGCTCTGGGCTGCGTCCACGCCTGCCTCAGGCCTCTGCTCTATTTCGGCCTGTGTGATAACTTCAGGAAACGGACAGTGGCCTTGCTGACATGTACTACAGATGAATCTCAAGGGTCACTGTGCGAGCTGGGTGTGGGCGAAGAAGCTCGGCCCGACCAGAGTCAGGAGGCGGTGGAGGAGATGAAACCGATGACGAGTGTCGAGCAACAGGTGCAGTCGCCTCAGTGCTGA
- the cxcr3.2 gene encoding C-X-C chemokine receptor type 3-2 isoform X2: protein MDQVTPTTEDYWDYDYDEDNSSSSETSRTHAAPCLQGDIYGFAQRYSPVVYTLVFLLAVVGNVLVLCVIRRYRKSQSGGACAFSLTDTFLLHLAISDLLLAFTLPMFAVQWAHQWVFGLAACKISGALFSLNRYSGILFLACISFDRYLSIVHAVSSGWRRNTVHAQVVCALIWVVCLGLSGVDIIFKQVMSVNPSGQHSVLLCHMWFEDNSTQWQVGLQMVSVVLGFGLPLLVMLYCYIRIFRSLCNATRRQRRKSLRLIISLVSVFVICWAPYNCFQLADSLHKLGMVAGGCQFGRVVDIGTLITESLGLSHCALNPLLYGFVGVKFRRELVRMFKGLLGPRGRLGMEGWKPRRPRRPTCSFSSAESENTSISVMV, encoded by the exons ATGGATCAGGTCACACCAACCACAGAGGATTACTGG GACTATGATTATGACGAGGACAACTCCTCGTCCTCTGAAACGAGCAGGACCCATGCAGCGCCGTGCTTGCAGGGGGACATCTACGGCTTTGCACAGAGGTACTCCCCCGTCGTGTACACCCTGGTGTTCCTGCTGGCTGTCGTGGGCAACgtgctggtgctgtgtgtgATCCGACGCTACCGAAAATCGCAGAGCGGCGGGGCATGCGCCTTCTCCCTGACCGacaccttcctcctccacctggcCATCTCCGACCTCCTGCTGGCCTTCACCCTGCCCATGTTCGCCGTGCAGTGGGCTCACCAGTGGGTGTTCGGTTTGGCAGCATGCAAGATCTCTGGCGCCCTCTTCTCACTGAACCGATACAGTGGCATCCTCTTCCTGGCCTGCATCAGCTTCGACCGCTACCTGTCCATCGTCCATGCCGTCAGCTCCGGCTGGAGGCGCAACACCGTACATGCCCAGGTTGTGTGCGCCCTCATCTGGGTGGTCTGCCTGGGCCTGAGTGGGGTGGACATTATTTTTAAACAGGTGATGAGTGTGAACCCCTCGGGCCAGCATAGTGTGCTCCTGTGTCACATGTGGTTTGAGGATAACTCCACACAGTGGCAGGTGGGGCTGCAGATGGTCAGTGTGGTTCTGGGCTTCGggctccctctgctggtcatgctCTACTGCTACATCCGCATCTTCAGGTCCCTGTGCAATGCCACCCGCCGCCAGAGGCGCAAGTCCCTCCGCCTCATCATCTCCCTGGTGTCTGTGTTCGTCATCTGCTGGGCCCCGTACAACTGCTTCCAGCTGGCCGACAGTCTGCACAAGCTGGGGATGGTGGCCGGAGGCTGCCAGTTCGGCCGCGTTGTGGACATTGGGACTCTGATCACGGAGAGTCTGGGTCTGTCGCACTGCGCCCTCAACCCTCTGCTGTACGGCTTCGTGGGGGTGAAGTTCAGGAGGGAGCTGGTGAGGATGTTCAAGGGCCTGCTGGGACCGAGAGGCCGGctggggatggagggatggaagccGAGGAGGCCCAGGAGGCCGACGTGCTCGTTCAGCTCAGCAGAAAGTGAAAACACCTCCATCTCTGTCATGGTGTGA
- the tlr21 gene encoding toll-like receptor 21 produces the protein MSRLTHQFLSVALMLGAAQLIRCYSFNNCIADAYSKGEGFKCINRKAKNISAIIRDLPSSVTNLNVSLNQLRDIPDHSFKHLPNLQNLRLDQNHLINISQQAFLNLNQLHSLNLSFNNISQLDPLVFKGLHNLTFLSLTNNTLKQLPEGLFSSNLNLTTLIMGQNLLMNFSGIVESVSNLTNLETLDLCFNSLTSLSHANASLPTSLKKLYLCRNQLTTLGCERSFLVYIRLLDLSYNFMLPTVAFQGVNLKHLNCLRLRSTSVKVVEFLNTSDIDARRVDFSGTGLTNDSLLTELCTLLKRKVKKIKNLRLGSNSISSLTNNTLCHCPEITRSLDLSRNKLRKTTCLTFLDRHRDIKILNVEHNLLYYLNSCQNHTKIHVQELSYRYNRILSVKASAFYNVPYIKKLLLNINSIAFLHRYALKGLSQLEKLRLDNNLLTDLFKENFEDNVKLKTLNLRNNRISVIFNSTFLMLRNLTILDLGGNKISHIKPSGLDGLISLSKLYLDGNNLRQVDSSLYHVFQDTLTTLDLQSNRIRFLTENKESPFKNLSRLSDLKLDRQRPYGMTILPRTFFRGLHSLRSLYLTYNNLYDISPDVFDDLTGLRFLNLDSCCVGVIKLRPGVFKNLRNLTELVVENMGIQNFSKQVFGNLTRLRRLQMNRNVMQSIPVDALQSLPNLDYLDIRNIPLSCTCKNILLQNWTRYDPNVQVVYLYNLLCQSDPSIKFYNFDTKVCFIDLGEYMFFSTAAVLFLFTVSPLLYVKLYWKFKYSYYVFRSWFSEQWRRLREEEENCKYDAFISYNSSDEQWVMDQLVPNLEGNGSSFKLCLHHRDFELGRDIVDNIVSAVYSSRKTICVVSRNFLQSEWCSLEIQLASYRLFDEHRDVLLLVFLEPISERKLSSYHRMRKVMLKKTYLQWPGSDCTDPTQAQDLFWNQLRRGIRMESRLETEDSTKCDDKAEHLETSDEKCYLLP, from the coding sequence atgtcCCGACTCACTCATCAGTTCTTGTCGGTTGCACTTATGCTGGGTGCTGCTCAACTCATCAGATGTTACAGCTTTAACAACTGCATTGCTGACGCATACTCAAAGGGAGAAGGCTTCAAATGCATCAACCGAAAGGCAAAAAACATATCTGCCATTATAAGGGATCTGCCGTCATCTGTCACCAATCTCAACGTCTCACTTAATCAACTGCGGGACATTCCCGACCACAGCTTTAAGCATCTGCCAAATCTTCAGAACCTCAGATTAGATCAGAACCACTTGATAAACATCAGTCAACAAGCTTTCCTTAACTTGAATCAACTTCACTCCCTCAATTTGTCTTTCAACAACATATCCCAGCTCGACCCGCTTGTGTTTAAGGGTCTTCACAACCTCACCTTTCTCTCGCTGACCAACAATACATTAAAGCAGCTTCCTGAGGGACTTTTCTCTTCCAATCTCAATCTGACCACTTTAATCATGGGGCAAAACCTTCTGATGAATTTCTCCGGGATCGTCGAGTCAGTGTCAAATCTGACGAATCTAGAGACACTGGACCTTTGCTTTAACAGTTTGACCTCCCTCAGCCACGCAAATGCGTCACTACCCACATCCCtcaaaaaattgtatttgtgtagAAATCAACTGACCACGTTAGGATGTGAACGTTCATTTCTGGTGTACATTAGACTTCTAGACTTGTCGTACAATTTCATGCTCCCAACGGTGGCTTTTCAGGGAGTGAACTTGAAACATTTGAATTGTTTGCGTTTGCGTTCAACGAGTGTCAAGGTAGTGGAGTTCTTAAATACCAGTGACATCGATGCAAGACGCGTTGATTTCTCTGGCACAGGTCTGACAAATGACAGCCTGCTCACAGAGCTGTGCACgttgttaaaaagaaaagtgaaaaagatCAAAAATTTGCGGCTGGGTAGTAATTCTATTAGCAGTCTTACCAACAACACTCTGTGCCATTGTCCTGAAATCACAAGGTCTCTGGATCTATCTCGCAATAAACTGAGAAAAACAACTTGCCTTACATTCCTCGATAGACATAGGGACATAAAGATCCTTAATGTGGAGCATAACCTTCTCTACTATCTCAATTCCTGTCAAAACCATACCAAGATTCACGTCCAAGAGCTGAGCTACCGTTACAACCGCATCCTCTCAGTGAAGGCTTCTGCTTTCTATAATGTGCCTTATATCAAGAAGCTACTACTTAACATAAACTCAATCGCTTTTCTGCATCGTTATGCTCTCAAAGGGCTCAGCCAGCTTGAGAAACTCCGCTTGGACAACAACCTCTTAACTGATTTGTTTAAAGAGAACTTTGAAGATAATGTCAAACTGAAAACCCTTAACCTCCGCAACAATCGTATTTCTGTCATCTTCAATTCGACCTTCCTCATGCTCAGGAATCTGACTATATTGGACCTCGGAGGCAATAAGATCTCTCATATTAAGCCGTCAGGTCTGGATGGACTCATAAGTCTGTCCAAACTGTATCTAGATGGAAACAACCTCCGACAGGTTGACTCTTCCCTCTATCATGTATTTCAAGATACGCTCACAACGCTCGATCTACAGAGTAATCGAATTCGTTTCTTAACCGAAAATAAGGAGTCACCATTTAAGAATCTCAGCAGGCTCAGTGATTTGAAATTGGATAGGCAGCGGCCTTATGGCATGACTATTTTACCCCGCACTTTTTTCCGTGGCCTGCACTCACTGAGATCCCTGTATCTGACCTACAATAATCTCTATGATATTTCCCCGGATGTGTTCGATGATCTGACAGGCTTGCGTTTCCTCAACCTGGACAGCTGCTGTGTCGGGGTGATAAAACTACGTCCAGGAGTGTTCAAAAATCTGAGAAATTTGACCGAATTGGTTGTAGAAAATATGGGCATTCAGAACTTCTCAAAGCAGGTTTTCGGGAATCTTACACGGTTACGCAGGTTGCAGATGAACCGCAATGTGATGCAGAGTATTCCTGTGGATGCACTACAAAGTCTACCTAACCTCGACTACCTTGACATACGCAATATTCCTTTAAGCTGCACCTGCAAGAACATCTTGCTGCAAAATTGGACACGATACGACCCAAATGTCCAGGTAGTCTATCTGTACAATCTGCTGTGCCAATCTGATCCATCGATTAAATTCTACAACTTTGACACCAAAGTTTGTTTCATAGATCTAGGTGAGTACATGTTCTTCAGCACAGCAGCTGTGCTCTTCCTGTTCAcagtctctcctcttctttatgTCAAACTCTATTGGAAATTCAAGTACAGCTACTATGTGTTCCGTTCCTGGTTTAGTGAGCAGTGGCGCAgactcagggaggaggaggaaaactgTAAATATGATGCCTTCATTTCCTACAATTCCTCTGATGAACAGTGGGTCATGGATCAGTTAGTGCCCAACCTGGAGGGAAATGGATCGTCTTTTAAACTTTGCCTACATCACAGGGACTTTGAACTGGGCCGCGATATCGTGGACAACATCGTCTCTGCCGTTTACAGCAGCCGGAAAACTATTTGTGTGGTGAGCAGGAATTTCCTACAAAGCGAGTGGTGTTCCCTGGAAATCCAGCTCGCCAGCTACCGACTCTTCGATGAGCACCGAGACGTTCTTCTGCTCGTGTTTCTGGAGCCGATCTCGGAGAGGAAGCTGTCATCCTATCACCGCATGAGGAAAGTCATGCTAAAAAAGACCTATCTGCAGTGGCCGGGCTCAGACTGCACCGATCCAACGCAGGCCCAAGACCTGTTCTGGAATCAGCTACGTAGGGGGATAAGGATGGAGAGCAGACTCGAGACAGAAGACAGCACCAAATGTGATGATAAAGCTGAACATTTAGAGACATCAGATGAAAAATGTTACTTGCTACCTTAA
- the cxcr3.1 gene encoding C-X-C chemokine receptor type 3.1 isoform X2, whose translation MEEGVNIQLNGDNSWRDDIDFSYNDSNSNFSCCEGGNVCDLNEGRDFEAVFIPVLYSVAFVVGILGNGVLLGVLVQSRRTWSVTDTFILHLGVADVLLLVTLPLWAVEAAQPAGWTLGTPLCKITGAVFTFNFYCGIFLLACISMDRYLSIVHATQMYSRRKPWVVHASCFAVWNISLLLSIPDWIFLEAVEDVRRDRIECIPNYFKFDSDSVGDWRLASRLLYHTVGFLLPSAILIFCYSCILLRLRSGSQGIQKQKAFRVIVAVVVVFFICWTPYNITLMVDTLHSANSSDTCGVRTSLEKAKTITSSLGYLHCSLNPILYAFVGVKFRRQLVDILRSLGCKIKISSKFQSVVSSRRSSIWSESADTSNSIAI comes from the exons ATGGAGGAAGGTGTCAATATACAACTGAACGGAGATAACTCTTGGCGCGATGACATTGATTTTTCATACAACGACTCCAACAGTAACTTCAGCTGTTGCGAGGGGGGCAACGTGTGCGACCTGAACGAGGGCAGGGACTTCGAGGCCGTGTTCATCCCAGTTCTGTACTCTGTGGCGTTCGTTGTGGGCATCCTGGGAAATGGAGTGCTGCTGGGAGTTCTGGTTCAGAGCAGGAGGACCTGGAGTGTGACCGACACCTTCATCCTCCACCTGGGTGTGGCTGACGTCCTGCTGCTGGTGACGCTGCCCCTCTGGGCCGTGGAAGCTGCTCAACCTGCTGGCTGGACGCTTGGAACTCCCCTCTGTAAGATCACTGGGGCTGTTTTCACG TTCAACTTCTACTGCGGGATCTTTCTGCTGGCCTGCATCAGTATGGACCGCTACCTGTCCATCGTTCACGCCACACAGATGTACTCCCGTAGAAAGCCCTGGGTGGTTCATGCCAGCTGCTTTGCTGTGTGGAACATCTCCTTGCTCCTCTCCATCCCTGACTGGATCTTTTTGGAGGCTGTGGAGGATGTCAGACGAGACAGAATAGAGTGCATTCCGAACTACTTCAAGTTTGACTCTGATTCAGTAGGCGACTGGCGACTGGCATCTCGCCTGCTCTACCACACGGTGGGCTTCCTGCTCCCTTCGGCGATCCTAATCTTCTGCTACTCCTGCATCCTGCTGCGGCTGCGTTCCGGCTCCCAGGGCATCCAAAAGCAGAAGGCCTTCAGGGTCATTGTGGCCGTGGTGGTGGTTTTCTTTATCTGCTGGACGCCCTACAACATCACGCTCATGGTGGACACACTTCATTCCGCCAACAGCAGCGATACCTGCGGGGTCAGGACGTCTCTGGAGAAAGCAAAGaccatcacctcctccttgGGTTACCTCCACTGCAGCCTCAATCCCATCCTGTACGCCTTTGTGGGCGTGAAGTTCCGGCGTCAGCTCGTGGACATCCTGAGGTCTCTGGGCTGCAAGATAAAGATCAGCTCCAAATTCCAGTCTGTcgtcagcagcaggagaagctctATTTGGTCGGAGTCTGCGGACACCTCCAACTCCATCGCTATCTGA
- the cxcr3.1 gene encoding C-X-C chemokine receptor type 3.1 isoform X1: MSEEDIDWDLLMEEGVNIQLNGDNSWRDDIDFSYNDSNSNFSCCEGGNVCDLNEGRDFEAVFIPVLYSVAFVVGILGNGVLLGVLVQSRRTWSVTDTFILHLGVADVLLLVTLPLWAVEAAQPAGWTLGTPLCKITGAVFTFNFYCGIFLLACISMDRYLSIVHATQMYSRRKPWVVHASCFAVWNISLLLSIPDWIFLEAVEDVRRDRIECIPNYFKFDSDSVGDWRLASRLLYHTVGFLLPSAILIFCYSCILLRLRSGSQGIQKQKAFRVIVAVVVVFFICWTPYNITLMVDTLHSANSSDTCGVRTSLEKAKTITSSLGYLHCSLNPILYAFVGVKFRRQLVDILRSLGCKIKISSKFQSVVSSRRSSIWSESADTSNSIAI; encoded by the exons ATGTCAGAAGAGGATATCGATTGG gaTTTGCTGATGGAGGAAGGTGTCAATATACAACTGAACGGAGATAACTCTTGGCGCGATGACATTGATTTTTCATACAACGACTCCAACAGTAACTTCAGCTGTTGCGAGGGGGGCAACGTGTGCGACCTGAACGAGGGCAGGGACTTCGAGGCCGTGTTCATCCCAGTTCTGTACTCTGTGGCGTTCGTTGTGGGCATCCTGGGAAATGGAGTGCTGCTGGGAGTTCTGGTTCAGAGCAGGAGGACCTGGAGTGTGACCGACACCTTCATCCTCCACCTGGGTGTGGCTGACGTCCTGCTGCTGGTGACGCTGCCCCTCTGGGCCGTGGAAGCTGCTCAACCTGCTGGCTGGACGCTTGGAACTCCCCTCTGTAAGATCACTGGGGCTGTTTTCACG TTCAACTTCTACTGCGGGATCTTTCTGCTGGCCTGCATCAGTATGGACCGCTACCTGTCCATCGTTCACGCCACACAGATGTACTCCCGTAGAAAGCCCTGGGTGGTTCATGCCAGCTGCTTTGCTGTGTGGAACATCTCCTTGCTCCTCTCCATCCCTGACTGGATCTTTTTGGAGGCTGTGGAGGATGTCAGACGAGACAGAATAGAGTGCATTCCGAACTACTTCAAGTTTGACTCTGATTCAGTAGGCGACTGGCGACTGGCATCTCGCCTGCTCTACCACACGGTGGGCTTCCTGCTCCCTTCGGCGATCCTAATCTTCTGCTACTCCTGCATCCTGCTGCGGCTGCGTTCCGGCTCCCAGGGCATCCAAAAGCAGAAGGCCTTCAGGGTCATTGTGGCCGTGGTGGTGGTTTTCTTTATCTGCTGGACGCCCTACAACATCACGCTCATGGTGGACACACTTCATTCCGCCAACAGCAGCGATACCTGCGGGGTCAGGACGTCTCTGGAGAAAGCAAAGaccatcacctcctccttgGGTTACCTCCACTGCAGCCTCAATCCCATCCTGTACGCCTTTGTGGGCGTGAAGTTCCGGCGTCAGCTCGTGGACATCCTGAGGTCTCTGGGCTGCAAGATAAAGATCAGCTCCAAATTCCAGTCTGTcgtcagcagcaggagaagctctATTTGGTCGGAGTCTGCGGACACCTCCAACTCCATCGCTATCTGA
- the cnfn gene encoding cornifelin homolog, giving the protein MAFQSNVISSQPQVSVTQYTVSPGMSDWSSNVCDCCDDCGICLCATFVPCILGCKVAQDNGDSCCIPFLPGAMIALRTSIRSRHHIQGSVCDDWVVMACLPLCGLCQMAREQKMRR; this is encoded by the exons ATGGCGTTCCAGTCCAATGTGATCAGCTCGCAGCCTCAGGTCTCAGTCACCCAGTACACTGTGTCTCCTGGAATGTCGGATTGGAGCTCAAATGTGTGCGACTGCTGTGATGACTGTGGAATCT GTCTTTGTGCCACATTCGTCCCGTGTATTCTTGGCTGTAAGGTGGCTCAGGACAATGGGGACAGCTGCTGCATCCCCTTCCTTCCTGGTGCGATGATAGCTCTGAGGACGAGCATCCGCAGCAGACACCACATTCAA GGCTCAGTGTGTGATGACTGGGTTGTCATGGCCTGCCTGCCTCTGTGTGGACTGTGTCAGATGGCCCGGGAGCAGAAGATGAGAAGATAA